Part of the Chelmon rostratus isolate fCheRos1 chromosome 10, fCheRos1.pri, whole genome shotgun sequence genome is shown below.
AAGGAGAGGGACTACTTTGCgtaaagtgaagaaaaatgatGTGGGTTTCCTAAGGCTCCACTCTTAGGTCTCTTCTGGCCAATGATCCCACTAGCTTTGATTCTAAATGTCAAGTTAATATTTTACCATAATCATGCAGACAACACAGATGGTCAAGTCAATGACTGATTTATTGtacctcctctgtgtgtccagGGGCAACCACAGCTCCCAGTCTGATCTTTATCCTTCCTGGACTGTTCTACATCCGCATTATCCCCACCGACCAGGAGCCCATGAACTCCAGACCAAAGATCCAGGTAGGTTCATATCTCTCCATGACTGAAAGGACAGACATTGGGCACAGTGGGCCTGGTGATTCTGTATTGATGTGCTGCATCTTCTTTGGGTTTTCAGGCTGCGTGTTTCACAGCGCTGGGCTTCATATTTATGACCATGAGCCTAACATTCATCGGGCTTGATTGGGTGAGTGGAGAAAAGCGAAGTCTCGGTGGCCATTAAAGTGCAAGCCCCAAACCCTACATTAACAGCAGCCCATTGCTGCACACCTCCTCCAGTCCTCTAAATCAGAAGCAAGGTTCAACCTACTGCTGTCAGGTTTGCGGCTTTGGTGGGACTGTTATTATTAATCATAAGGACAATGAGAGGAGGCCAGTTTTGTCACCCCACCCAGGCTGACACCAGGATCCATCACAGGTAGTGTTCCTCTGTTCTACATGAAGCGTTGACACACATGTTGACCATGGAAGCCCCTCAATCACTAAAAGCAATTTGCCTTAACAAAGGCCAAATGTGGTGTGTAATAACAGCAATATTAAACGCAATGtctaaatgcaaaaaaacatgtGTAATTATCAGTAAAGTTTGATGGAGAAAATGTATTTAGTATCTGCTGGataaaactgctgtttaaaAATAGAAGTCATCATGATGTTTAAAATTATAGtccaattatttttatttatctgaGAGCCATACAGTATGAGGTAACCGATCAGATGCCTTCAGGAAATTCACTTCAATTAATGTATAGATAAATTGTAATTCTGCAGAGCAGTATTTAGCAAACTGGGGGGGGATGGTTTGGTTTTCATCATCTAAAGTGTAACATGAGGTTAATGCAACTATACGGCAATTAATTTGGTATAATTCATTTGTGAATATATTCTGGACAGCATATGTGGATATTGTTTCacaaaagtttttcttttttggcgTGATTTTAAGTAATTGTAATGTGTGTGGTGGTAATCACAATATTGCAAATAAAATGCCATTGTACAGGATTTAATGTGCTAAAAAATAAATTTTCTTTCAACTGCATTAAACAGTAATTAATAATTTTATGAGGGAACAGGAAACTAAAGTCTATGTAACAACCTCGATGCTCGATgcttgtgttgctctgtgtctatTGGATGtgtcagagagctgctgtttgctgttgtttccCATGATAACCTGATAAGCCAATTGTATATTGGGACTGTGATTCAGCCAGTTTCTGCCCCCTAGTGTTCAACGGAGCTTTATAATAGAATGGTCTAAATTCTTTTGGAGAGTCCGCATGACAAATTGTTGCCCTTGAGTGAGACATTGAACTCCCATATTGCTCCCAATGACCAGCATCTTGCACCGTGCCGGCAGTGACATTGAACACAAATTGGGCATATGACAAGAACACCatttccccctttctctcttgCCATCACTCTTTTCTAACTCACATCACAGTAGGGCAGTAATGGGTATAACAAAATTGGACCTTACCTGTACCTGTATAACATGTAAAATACCAAAGCAACAAATAttcttaaaaatatttaataattacACAACAATTTGCTTAATTCAGTGTAATTGCTGTCTATATACACCACTGATCAATAATTAAGGACATTCAAGAACACTGTagtacattaaaaaaagcagaagagacttgtgttttttaaaattctttttacttgttttatttatttgttgtttttatttttctttgttaagcACCTTGTGCTtcttttggatgttggaaggcgcaaaagaaataaagtttgattgattgattgattaagtTAAAGATATAAAAACAGAACCACCGTAACATTGTCACTGGCCCAAATACTGCTCTCTGTTATCCTGATTTCCAGCCTGTTTGTGATGTTGCATGGGgcacaccagaaaaaaaaacagcaaaggcaaACTCATCTATTGGCTCAACTGGCTTTTTAGCAGGTTGACCTGCATTTAAAAGAAACTTCATATACACGGAAATGGTACAGAAGTGGTATATGAAACTGTATTGGGGTGCAGATGATGTAAATGACAGCAGGTCCACTCAACACGACCAGCGTCACAAAGGATTATAGTAAAAGCCGCTCCTCAAGTTTGTAAGGCATCTTTATTTAAGCCGGTACCATATGTACAACAATTCTTTGCTGATGTGGCTGGAAAACATTGAAATGCCATTCACTCAACATAATCAATTCAAATAAGATCATTAGAACAGGGGAATGGCTAATGTCTGGAATGGTGGAATAATTCCTGTATTAAAAATTCAAAGATAAAGATTTTAATCAAGATATCTTACAAAAGCATCTTATACATCAATATGAATGAGTTTACATTTGATGAGAAAAGAACTgacagcaccctctgctgtccAGTGTTATGTTTCATTTGGGTACAGGGCAAATAACCACCACAGACCCTCAGACAGCATGCCTTGCTGTGGAAATCAGTTTGAAATGACAAAGTAGTTGTCATAAATTATCCATCCACAGGTTGTGTATTAAAACGTCAGTTTAATTCCACAGTACAAAAATCAGCTTGCCtttcaaaggaaaaacaggTCTCCAATGGCAACAGAAGGTGGGATTGATTAACAGCAGTGCTATCAGTGAAAAAAATTGAATTCCGTTTCAGTCCCATTCAAGTCGTCTATGGCTCCACTTTTTTTTACTACAACTTCAGCCTCAGCAGGCAGCGTGGAGGAAACCAGGGCTTCCTTTAGCCCTCTCTGACTTTGGCAGCGAGTGCAGAGTTCTCCTGTCGAATAGCTTTGTAGTCATCCAGAATCCTCTCCAGGTTAGCCACAGTTTTGTTTCCGTTTTCTGTCTCAATCTGTGAACAATTTAATACACACATGGGTcaagtaacaaacaaaaaagcatgGTTTACTCTGACCAAGAAAGGTCCAAACCATTTCAAATTCAAGATGAAACAGGATTTCTTTCTCACTCAGTGACTGGAGTGCTGACACTAGTGACAAGAAGGAATAATACAGCAATACTACAGACCGAAACAGCATTgagtaaaaaaaagacattcgTGCACCAATTTGATTCAATGTTGATTTGTATTGTAGTAAGTCATGCATTTGTCACGTTGCACCTGCCTGATGATCTTTTTGTACCTCTTCAGTTGCCAAAAAGATTACTATCACTCACTGACAtcttattttcaacattttttgaaaaacaaattttaaaatcCACTCAGCAACCAAAAGTTATGGGACATTCAGGATCATAATAAGATGAAGTACGAAGTACATAACTGTTTAACTACCCAAAGACAAGGGAGATATGGCTCTACCAAGTCTTTAAGAACATTATTGTGCTGCTCAAGTCCGATCTTTGTTGTATTGGTGTGATACAAGATCCACTGCAAGTTGGAAAGATAATTAATTAAATAGGGATGCAGTGTCCAAAGTCTGACTACAAATAGGGATATGTTCAAGGGAAATGAGAAAAGGCTTTGAATTGAATTTATAAAATTTCTTCACACAAGGTATTATATCAATAAGGACTATAACTCACATGGGTGCAATCCAGTTTTTACAGAGGGAATGTGATTTGGAGAacaacaatttattttttttggtatCTCTTTGACAGAGATTTTGAAAGCGATAAGAACAGATTTGCTGTGTAATGCACAGTCATTTCAGTGGTTTGGATTGTCTACACTGAAATTTAACAATGAGggttaaatgaaaaatgaggaaaacGGACTGCTTTTAAAACCCATCACAAAGATGCTACTAAACCCTGACAGCTCATTAACACTCATTTTGGAGTTTCtactgtaacaacaaaataaaaagaaatacaatttAAGTTTCTAAAAAGGAAATAACTCTAATGCTACCTCTCTAATGAATGTCTTGTTTCATATTTCTGCATTTGTTAAACAGACTTTATATATgataatgaaagtgaaatggAGATGGGctgctcccagtctttatgctaagctaggctaaccacatctGGCAACTCTCTCTGTACTGGACACACTTTTTCTCATCCGACACTGTTTAACATGGCAAAAtagtatttcacaaaatgttagAGAGTATGATGTGATGATGTTAAAATAACTAAATCTTACCTGCTCCTCTAGATCGCGAATCTCTCTCAAGATTGTACCGGTGTCCTCAATGGTTTGGATCAACTGATTACAGTTCTACAGAAGAATGCAAGATAGAAAAGATGACACATGTAACACATGTAACACATTCTCTAATGAGATAAgatgaaatacatgaaattcAGACATACACATGACATACCTCATGCAGGGCAGCCAGGTACTTATAGGATTTGCGTACCGATTCATCTTTTTTGGCGTCCTACAAATGacaaaggaggaaacagaataaatagatttttccaaaaacacaaacacacagcatgtactACCATTTAAAGGATCCACAGGATTTTAGCATATGTATACTGTACCAGGCAAGAATTTAAACCTTaacttttttgacattttccttGTGTAATGAATTGCACTTCAATGTACATCATGAAGATAAAGCACAATACGTTTTTGTGTTAAGTAGGGGTATTTACATTCAGTCAAGGGCAACTTTGTGTTCAGCAGTGTTCAGTTAGAAATCTATCCTTGCGTATTATATTCACACATACATTTACGCACAATGTATACGGTAAGTGCAGCTGAAGAAATAATTGTGTAAATTTTGTTGCTTTGGATTGATGCTGGTTCTACAACCATGGTGAAATAAAGGATTCACATCACTACTTTCACAgtcaaacaaaatgtacaatgtACAAAATGTTACAAGAGTTCTCTGTTACCTTGAAGACGAGCTCATCAGTCACAGCGAAGGTCCTGTCCAGCTTTCCTGTCAAGTTATTAATCTCTTTCTGGAGCTCCTTAGTATCTGACAAAATCTGCAAGCAAAATTAATACAATGCTGCATATGAAAGACGTTACAGttaacacacagctgtggctcaggagggcGAGCGAGAGAGTCAGTGGTCCCATCCCTGGCCCTTCAAGTCAACATGTTAAGTCCTGTTGTAAATGTGCTTTGAGTAGTCATTAAGACTAGAAAAGAATGAATGTATATGattacagtccatttaccatgtATATAGCAAACACTTAAATGTTTAAATCCACTAAAATGAGttcatttctgtttaaaatgttggGATGATTGGGCCATTATACTGCTGTGTACAGGACTAAATTGAAACTATTCATACTAGCCAAGTATTTGCTTCCTTGCTTTATGTATTAGTTAAGTGCAGATAAATCCACCTTCTTGTCAATTGCTTTTAGATGTACCTTTGTAAtttcctccttctgtttcttGATGTTGCTGACAATCTCTAGAATCCTCTGAGTGTATGCTGACCGAGACACATCCTGTGGAAGATTTTCTAACTCCGTTGCCTatgttgaaacaggaagagacacAATGCTAATTGGACAACTAATTGTGCAACTCCTACCTCCACTGTGACAAAATTTCAAAAAATCCTGTGTCAGCAAGACGTACAAATTCAGTCCATTACCAGTTGTTTGTAtatttcttccttcttcttggCCTCCTCTGTAGACATGCGTATTTTGTCATGCAAAGACTTGATTTCAGACAGCCTTCTGGATGACTCCAGCTGAAAAATTTGAAAACACATGGGcacaattaaaatgtgttttcactggaaCAAATGTTTGATGAACATGTTGTTCTAAGGCACCACTGACATCTTGGTTGCTACAGATTTCTTTGAGTCTACGGTGTTCATCAATGAGTGGAGCACGGTGTTTCTCCCACTGAGAGGCCAGGTTCACCACACGCTTGGCACTGGCCTCCACCAGaacctggagaaaaaaaaacacacaggtttcTCTAAAACTGAGTTCCATGCTGGGTTTGATGACAGACATCTTACTTGGAACACTTACCTGAAGCTTCAGCAGGTTGTTGTCAGCATCTGGCAAAAGGTTGATCGTTTTCTTCTTTACCTGcatcttctcctctttttcagtgttccccagctctctctgcttcaACTCATCCAACACCTGCACCAAAACATAACCCCTTTACTTCAGAAGGATGCAAACAGGCAGTTATTGACACTTTATGACTGAGTTCTGTGTCATCAGGCAGTGATGTGGGGTGGTTGTGGCTCAAGAAGCAGAGCGGTCATCAACTTATCAGCTCCCGATAGCTGTGCCATCAGTATGTGGGTGCATGAGTGAATGGTTATCGTAACTGCTGAGCGGATGGCACGTTGCATGGTAGCCTCTGCCACCAGTGTATGAATGCATGAGTGAATGGGTAAATGCTggtttgtgttgtaaagcactaAGTCATTGGCAAGACTTGcaaagcgctatataaatgcaATCCTTTTGATGATTCTCAGGTAAGTTTTGCAGTTATAAATAAACAAGAACGCTAACATGTATAATAGCCACTGTGCAGTATTTTGGTGCCTGATCAGCCATTAAATGGATTCATCTGTTGCTCCAACTGTACTCCCCTGTAggcctgtttccagtctgaatGCAAAATGTCTTCCCTCTGAAAGCACCCCAGGTCATATTATGAATACAATTTTCTCCACATGTTGAGGAGAATTTAATCTTCAAATGTATATAACACTTGAGAGCTCAGTAAACCACATCTTGACAAACAACAATTGGTCTTGCCTctttttgtatgcatgtgtgtttgagtgcatgTGCAGATTCACAGTTGAAAGCCAGAATCCAATTGAatatacataaaacacaaacagcatcgTGCCAGTCTACATACAATtccaaacacaaaatgcttGCTGGTTTAGAAGTAAAAACGCACTGTATAAGTGAACCACTGGGCCATTACCTTACAATAAGTAAATGATGTCTAGGCTAAGACATAAGTTCATTAggctcaggtgtgtgttttacctgtgtATAAGTGACACTCATGTGCTTCACATCTTCTGCCAGCTGGACAACATCACTGCTGAGCTGTTGGAACTGCTGCTGGATTGCAGTCAGCTCCTCCTGCTGACGGAGCTGTATATCACTCTCTGACTGGTGCCCACTGGGGATGGTCACCGCTGCTGCCTTCTGGaggacatgcacacatggaACAGTGCCTCTGACTGTGGCTCTGGCTCTGACTgtagaaacatgtttttaacaaagctgtttttttagtgttttggtCATGAGTGCTTCTCACCTGTGTGAAGGTAAACTTTTGGGTGTGGGTGAAGTGGGTGCCCTTGGTCAGCATGTGGTCAGAGGGGGTGGTGCATCTGAaggcctgcagcagctcagacagatCAGAGGTGGAGCAAGGACCTCCAAAGGCACTTTCAGGAGAGGGCAGTGCAGCAGAATGCAGCTGCTCCACAATGCGTTTACGCAATCGGGTCAGTTTCCTGCAGCGAAACTCCTGTTCAACAACAGACAAACTCATTTAACATGGAATGGGTTGTAATTAGGATACTTATCATTACTGCAGTCTATCCTGAACAGGTGCAGGGCATCCAACACTGTAAAGTTACAGGCAGAATCTGTGGTTTGTGGTAGGCAttctttccataatgttgtcagacacttataAAAACCTGAGTCTCTCAGTGAGTCTCTGTGGAAACAACACTTTAAGTTGACATAAATTGATGGTGCACAAAGACCCAGAGGGATTATATTGCAACACGTTTCGTAGCCGCAGGCTGCTTCACTCTTGTGCAATAttgaaaaaaatttaaaaattacTGTCTCCATTTGTCACTAGGATACTATTATCAGATATTTGACCTGgaattcctcctgtttgtcctgAACACTGAAGTCTTCCAGGATGTGTGGACACCCAACTGGAATTGCTCATATAGCATCactttcactgactgaaaatgtaatgtacgctaggtcaagctgaaatgaGTGCAGAATTCAGAAACGCAGTATACAagcattattttatttgcttgATTTGTGATGTGTTAGTACTTAGATCTTTTGACACTTGAAATAATCTACAAATAGTATGTCTCTTGTTTTACTGATTCTCACTTTGATGGATgtaatgtgcaaaaatagaCTTTTGGAGTTCTGCCACTTGCAAAGAAGCGTAAAACTGAacctgagcagaaaaaaagacttttctgtGAGAAGTTGCTCTAAGATGTGCTGTGGCTTCAAGCTAATGATGAGCACACTAAAATGTGGAGATATGTCATTCCCACCCAAAtctagcagacaaaacaggtgcGTTTAAAACAGGCTCCAATAATTTTGATCATCTATTATTTGATAGACATGAAAGCAGTAAGGAGCACAGGAATGTGGCACGAGCTATTGCCAACAACCTACTGAGAAAGGTTGCCCGCTTGCTTAATGTCACAACAACTTGAATTAAGAACCACAGCAAGTTCTCGGTAATGTTTTTCTCTTAGCATTTCATAAGGCTAATAACGCATGTCCTCCTTCTTCCTATGCTGAGGATTATGTTTTATTGAAGTGAATGTTGGAGATGCATATCATGCAGAGCCGTGCACAAGCTACTACTGGGGAGTTAAGGGCAAAGTTGCAGTCCTCTGAATTTTGTGGGCTACTCTTTGACAGATTGGAAGGCACCACAAACACCTCCTTGCAACTTGACTTTTGGCAGCATCCTCTGTGCATGATTTGTATGACAATCCAGACTATTATTCCAAAATCAACAAGGTGGTTAAATTGTCTCTTTTACTGCCTTTGATGAGTATGTGAGAAGGGAttcaacataataaaaaccaagTACAGATCTCATCTGCCACATACTCATCTCTCCCTGATGCacattcaaatattaaatatgaccacagagacatctGACCCTAAGCCAGCTGCTGACCCGTGGATGGAGACTAAGGAGGCTTAGCCAGCTGGTGAATCTTCATCATGTACCATGCAGGAAACgaagcagaggacagtgacATTGAGTGCTTGTGTTAAGGTgtactgtattattttttttttaagtttttgtttttctatatgTCTCTCTTCTCTGTATTGCATTGTGaaaaatctctaaaaaaaatagtataaaaaaacaaaaacaaaacgcaaGTGCACCCACTGTTCACCTCCCTTTTTTTACTCAGCCACCTTAAGTATAGACCAGACACAGCAGTCAACATTAACAGACTCAAACATTAGTCTGTAGTGCAGCAGAAGTGTTTGATGGTACCCCAGAGGCgataacatgctgatgttttatttgttaagAAAGGATATCTTTT
Proteins encoded:
- the ccdc22 gene encoding coiled-coil domain-containing protein 22 isoform X2; translated protein: MEEVDNILIHSLKQVGTEVSEEIDSVKQFSSELIVEAVVRCIRVIDSGLGSALPTSLPPGMSARFRVGMSLAQACQDIGYKGEIGYQTFLYSNEPEIRSLLMFLVEKLPRERAEASDQPTGKSVVLQRAIAAAIKAQLAVPWLPSNCRLPLHSETQSPGALHSFHVQQLSLPHCTKGPGKTQLKEVKDYQRDILPPVTAQPSHHTSMVASILEQHTAELSAAQEWDNEWNSHGLMSRLTPQEFRCRKLTRLRKRIVEQLHSAALPSPESAFGGPCSTSDLSELLQAFRCTTPSDHMLTKGTHFTHTQKFTFTQAAAVTIPSGHQSESDIQLRQQEELTAIQQQFQQLSSDVVQLAEDVKHMSVTYTQVLDELKQRELGNTEKEEKMQVKKKTINLLPDADNNLLKLQVLVEASAKRVVNLASQWEKHRAPLIDEHRRLKEICSNQDLESSRRLSEIKSLHDKIRMSTEEAKKKEEIYKQLATELENLPQDVSRSAYTQRILEIVSNIKKQKEEITKILSDTKELQKEINNLTGKLDRTFAVTDELVFKDAKKDESVRKSYKYLAALHENCNQLIQTIEDTGTILREIRDLEEQIETENGNKTVANLERILDDYKAIRQENSALAAKVREG
- the ccdc22 gene encoding coiled-coil domain-containing protein 22 isoform X1, with translation MEEVDNILIHSLKQVGTEVSEEIDSVKQFSSELIVEAVVRCIRVIDSGLGSALPTSLPPGMSARFRVGMSLAQACQDIGYKGEIGYQTFLYSNEPEIRSLLMFLVEKLPRERAEASDQPTGKSVVLQRAIAAAIKAQLAVPWLPSNCRLPLHSETQSPGALHSFHVQQLSLPHCTKGPGKTQLKEVKDYQRDILPPVTAQPSHHTSMVASILEQHTAELSAAQEWDNEWNSHGLMSRLTPQEFRCRKLTRLRKRIVEQLHSAALPSPESAFGGPCSTSDLSELLQAFRCTTPSDHMLTKGTHFTHTQKFTFTQKAAAVTIPSGHQSESDIQLRQQEELTAIQQQFQQLSSDVVQLAEDVKHMSVTYTQVLDELKQRELGNTEKEEKMQVKKKTINLLPDADNNLLKLQVLVEASAKRVVNLASQWEKHRAPLIDEHRRLKEICSNQDLESSRRLSEIKSLHDKIRMSTEEAKKKEEIYKQLATELENLPQDVSRSAYTQRILEIVSNIKKQKEEITKILSDTKELQKEINNLTGKLDRTFAVTDELVFKDAKKDESVRKSYKYLAALHENCNQLIQTIEDTGTILREIRDLEEQIETENGNKTVANLERILDDYKAIRQENSALAAKVREG